A single region of the Candidatus Ancaeobacter aquaticus genome encodes:
- a CDS encoding FkbM family methyltransferase codes for MVKFLETVKMLGQLSVVEKILFVLFHCFNGVLPRKRRDLLEIKDVLKFANLNNYVVKKVSNKNLITVDSDSDVGGYKVLLRRMTSDYAVFRQIFMAKEYKPLVDLIDKNNKRENIKYIIDAGANNGCSAIYLKKCFKNSEIISIEPDCGLCAIAEENIKINKINNIIVLNNALWINNNKLELDYSFRDKREWSFSVKPAGKSTKEIIYGVTIPDIMEKYSFPYLDILKMDIEGAERFIFNDEEHVKRFLPKVRYLAMEVHDEYNIQEMILGILEKYNFSHSIYGERLIACNRDFSY; via the coding sequence ATGGTGAAGTTTCTTGAAACAGTGAAGATGTTGGGGCAGTTAAGTGTTGTCGAAAAAATACTTTTTGTTCTATTTCATTGTTTTAATGGTGTTCTCCCTCGAAAAAGGAGAGATCTGTTGGAAATTAAGGATGTGCTTAAATTTGCCAATTTAAATAATTATGTTGTAAAAAAAGTATCTAATAAAAACCTGATTACTGTGGATAGTGATTCTGATGTTGGGGGCTATAAGGTTTTGCTACGTAGAATGACAAGCGATTATGCTGTGTTTCGGCAGATTTTTATGGCTAAAGAATATAAGCCCTTAGTTGATCTAATCGACAAAAATAATAAAAGAGAAAATATTAAATACATTATAGATGCTGGAGCAAATAACGGGTGTTCTGCGATATATCTCAAGAAGTGCTTCAAAAATTCTGAAATAATTTCTATTGAACCAGATTGTGGTTTATGCGCGATTGCCGAGGAAAACATTAAGATCAACAAGATTAATAATATTATTGTACTTAATAATGCTCTATGGATAAATAATAACAAACTGGAATTAGATTACAGTTTCAGAGATAAGAGAGAGTGGTCGTTTTCTGTTAAGCCTGCAGGCAAAAGCACAAAAGAGATAATTTATGGGGTAACAATACCAGATATTATGGAGAAATATTCTTTTCCATATCTTGATATTTTAAAAATGGATATTGAGGGTGCCGAACGGTTTATTTTTAATGATGAAGAACATGTGAAGAGATTCCTTCCAAAAGTAAGATATTTAGCAATGGAAGTTCATGATGAATATAACATTCAAGAGATGATATTGGGAATATTAGAAAAATATAATTTCTCACACTCAATTTATGGGGAGCGCCTCATCGCATGCAATCGTGATTTTAGTTACTAG
- a CDS encoding TlpA disulfide reductase family protein translates to MKKLFLIPILCVFLLSCSKTTFSGEIKTINGSDLEKKINSNQNKVLIVDFFATWCPPCQAEIPGFVELYDTYKSQSVEIIGVSVDTGGKKLVANFASKNGMNYPIYIATPDVSRKYGIRGIPDTRIYGPNGKLAKRHIGFKSKEVFESEIKELLK, encoded by the coding sequence ATGAAAAAACTTTTTTTAATACCTATATTGTGTGTTTTTCTTTTATCTTGCTCTAAAACTACGTTTTCCGGAGAAATAAAGACAATAAACGGCTCCGATCTTGAAAAAAAGATCAACAGCAACCAAAATAAAGTTCTCATCGTAGATTTCTTTGCTACGTGGTGCCCACCCTGTCAGGCAGAAATACCTGGATTTGTAGAGCTATACGATACCTACAAATCTCAAAGTGTTGAAATTATCGGTGTTTCAGTAGATACCGGCGGCAAAAAACTGGTCGCTAATTTCGCTTCTAAAAATGGAATGAATTATCCGATATACATTGCAACACCAGATGTTTCCCGTAAATACGGTATACGAGGCATCCCTGACACAAGAATTTACGGACCAAACGGCAAGCTAGCCAAACGGCACATTGGCTTTAAGTCAAAAGAAGTATTTGAATCAGAGATAAAAGAACTTTTGAAATAA